A single region of the Panthera tigris isolate Pti1 chromosome B1, P.tigris_Pti1_mat1.1, whole genome shotgun sequence genome encodes:
- the GOT1L1 gene encoding putative aspartate aminotransferase, cytoplasmic 2 isoform X3: MPTLSVFLDVPLAQKLEGSLLKTYKQDDCPNKMFLAYKVCMSNKGQPWVSSVVRKTRLQIAQDPSLNYEYMPVMGMKSFIQASLKLLFGRHNQVIVENRVGGVHTVGDNGAFQLGAQFLKIWRQDSQVVYIISSRKEPHGLVFQDMGFKVSEYSFWDPKKLRMDPNVLLNVVEQAPHGCIFVIGNTGDCKLTQSQWARLMASMKRKQIFPFFDIPYQGLSTGDLEEDTNFLQYFVSQGFEFFCSQSLSKTFGIYDEGVGILVVVALNNQLLLCVLSQLMTLTRALWLNSPSRGARIITSILCNPALQGEWKHSLKGLVEDIMLTKEKVKEKLRLLGTPGSWDHITDQSGPHSYLGLNSEQVEYLVKEKHIYIPKDSQINFTCINACNIDYITQSINEAVLSIKGSQ, translated from the exons ATGCCCACCCTTTCAGTGTTCTTGGATGTGCCCCTAGCCCAGAAGCTAGAGGGCAGCTTATTAAAGACCTACAAGCAAGACGATTGTCCTAACAAGATGTTCCTGGCCTATAAAG TCTGTATGAGTAACAAAGGCCAGCCCTGGGTTTCTTCCGTGGTGCGCAAGACCCGACTGCAGATTGCACAGGATCCCTCTTTGAACTACGAGTACATGCCAGTGATGGGCATGAAATCATTCATCCAGGCCTCCTTGAAACTCCTCTTTGGAAGGCACAACCAAGTCATTGTGGAGAACAGG GTAGGGGGTGTGCACACTGTTGGTGACAATGGTGCCTTCCAACTTGGGGCCCAATTCCTCAAAATTTGGCGTCAAGATTCTCAAGTAGTTTACATTATTTCTTCTAGAAAAG AGCCACATGGACTCGTCTTCCAGGACATGGGCTTTAAAGTTTCCGAATACTCCTTCTGGGACCCCAAGAAGCTGCGCATGGACCCCAACGTGCTTCTCAATGTGGTGGAG CAGGCCCCACATGGCTGTATCTTTGTGATTGGGAACACTGGTGACTGCAAGTTGACACAAAGTCAGTGGGCAAGGTTGATGGCCAGCATGAAG AGAAAGCAGATATTCCCATTTTTTGACATTCCCTATCAAGGCTTATCCACCGGGGACCTGGAAGAAGATACTAATTTCTTACAATACTTTGTGTCTCAAGGCTTTGAGTTCTTCTGCAGCCAGTCTCTGTCCAAGACTTTTGGCATCTATG ATGAAGGAGTGGGGATCCTGGTCGTGGTGGCACTCAACAACCAGCTCCTGCTATGTGTCCTCTCCCAGCTGATGACACTCACCCGGGCCCTGTGGCTAAACTCTCCCAGTAGGGGTGCTCGCATTATCACCTCCATCCTCTGTAACCCTGCTCTTCAGGGAGAATG GAAGCACAGCCTGAAAGGACTTGTAGAGGACATCATGCTGACCAAGGAAAAGGTGAAGGAGAAGCTCCGGCTTCTGGGAACCCCTGGTTCCTGGGATCACATCACGGACCAGAGTGGGCCCCATAGCTACCTTGGACTCAACT CTGAACAGGTGGAGTACCTGGTCAAGGAAAAGCATATCTACATCCCCAAGGATAGTCAGATCAACTTCACCTGCATCAATGCCTGCAATATAGATTACATCACTCAGAGCATCAATGAGGCTGTCCTTTCCATCAAGGGCTCACAGTAA
- the GOT1L1 gene encoding putative aspartate aminotransferase, cytoplasmic 2 isoform X1, whose product MPTLSVFLDVPLAQKLEGSLLKTYKQDDCPNKMFLAYKVCMSNKGQPWVSSVVRKTRLQIAQDPSLNYEYMPVMGMKSFIQASLKLLFGRHNQVIVENRVGGVHTVGDNGAFQLGAQFLKIWRQDSQVVYIISSRKEPHGLVFQDMGFKVSEYSFWDPKKLRMDPNVLLNVVEQAPHGCIFVIGNTGDCKLTQSQWARLMASMKRKQIFPFFDIPYQGLSTGDLEEDTNFLQYFVSQGFEFFCSQSLSKTFGIYDEGVGILVVVALNNQLLLCVLSQLMTLTRALWLNSPSRGARIITSILCNPALQGEWKHSLKGLVEDIMLTKEKVKEKLRLLGTPGSWDHITDQSGPHSYLGLNYFLRTNPHSLPVGKQRQCHKNESSTDTGYDLDESQRHKATCKKPDTKGHILYDSMYMKRKSTETESRLAFARGRERGIGLIAHRHGVSFSGDGNVPASVAMVTQHSED is encoded by the exons ATGCCCACCCTTTCAGTGTTCTTGGATGTGCCCCTAGCCCAGAAGCTAGAGGGCAGCTTATTAAAGACCTACAAGCAAGACGATTGTCCTAACAAGATGTTCCTGGCCTATAAAG TCTGTATGAGTAACAAAGGCCAGCCCTGGGTTTCTTCCGTGGTGCGCAAGACCCGACTGCAGATTGCACAGGATCCCTCTTTGAACTACGAGTACATGCCAGTGATGGGCATGAAATCATTCATCCAGGCCTCCTTGAAACTCCTCTTTGGAAGGCACAACCAAGTCATTGTGGAGAACAGG GTAGGGGGTGTGCACACTGTTGGTGACAATGGTGCCTTCCAACTTGGGGCCCAATTCCTCAAAATTTGGCGTCAAGATTCTCAAGTAGTTTACATTATTTCTTCTAGAAAAG AGCCACATGGACTCGTCTTCCAGGACATGGGCTTTAAAGTTTCCGAATACTCCTTCTGGGACCCCAAGAAGCTGCGCATGGACCCCAACGTGCTTCTCAATGTGGTGGAG CAGGCCCCACATGGCTGTATCTTTGTGATTGGGAACACTGGTGACTGCAAGTTGACACAAAGTCAGTGGGCAAGGTTGATGGCCAGCATGAAG AGAAAGCAGATATTCCCATTTTTTGACATTCCCTATCAAGGCTTATCCACCGGGGACCTGGAAGAAGATACTAATTTCTTACAATACTTTGTGTCTCAAGGCTTTGAGTTCTTCTGCAGCCAGTCTCTGTCCAAGACTTTTGGCATCTATG ATGAAGGAGTGGGGATCCTGGTCGTGGTGGCACTCAACAACCAGCTCCTGCTATGTGTCCTCTCCCAGCTGATGACACTCACCCGGGCCCTGTGGCTAAACTCTCCCAGTAGGGGTGCTCGCATTATCACCTCCATCCTCTGTAACCCTGCTCTTCAGGGAGAATG GAAGCACAGCCTGAAAGGACTTGTAGAGGACATCATGCTGACCAAGGAAAAGGTGAAGGAGAAGCTCCGGCTTCTGGGAACCCCTGGTTCCTGGGATCACATCACGGACCAGAGTGGGCCCCATAGCTACCTTGGACTCAACT atttcCTACGAACCAATCCTCACTCCCTTCCTGTGGGAAAACAGAGGCAATGCCATAAAAACGAATCAAGTACTGACACAGGCTACGACCTGGACGAATCTCAAAGACACAAGGCTACGTgtaagaaaccagacacaaaaggccacatattgtatgattccatgtacaTGAAacgcaaatctacagagacagaaagcagattagcgTTTGCCAGGGGCCGGGAAAGAGGAATTGGACTGATTGCTCATAggcatggggtttctttttcaggtgatggaaatgttccggCATCAGTGGCGATGGTTACACAACACAGCGAAGATTAA
- the GOT1L1 gene encoding putative aspartate aminotransferase, cytoplasmic 2 isoform X2, translated as MPTLSVFLDVPLAQKLEGSLLKTYKQDDCPNKMFLAYKVCMSNKGQPWVSSVVRKTRLQIAQDPSLNYEYMPVMGMKSFIQASLKLLFGRHNQVIVENRVGGVHTVGDNGAFQLGAQFLKIWRQDSQVVYIISSRKEPHGLVFQDMGFKVSEYSFWDPKKLRMDPNVLLNVVEAPHGCIFVIGNTGDCKLTQSQWARLMASMKRKQIFPFFDIPYQGLSTGDLEEDTNFLQYFVSQGFEFFCSQSLSKTFGIYDEGVGILVVVALNNQLLLCVLSQLMTLTRALWLNSPSRGARIITSILCNPALQGEWKHSLKGLVEDIMLTKEKVKEKLRLLGTPGSWDHITDQSGPHSYLGLNYFLRTNPHSLPVGKQRQCHKNESSTDTGYDLDESQRHKATCKKPDTKGHILYDSMYMKRKSTETESRLAFARGRERGIGLIAHRHGVSFSGDGNVPASVAMVTQHSED; from the exons ATGCCCACCCTTTCAGTGTTCTTGGATGTGCCCCTAGCCCAGAAGCTAGAGGGCAGCTTATTAAAGACCTACAAGCAAGACGATTGTCCTAACAAGATGTTCCTGGCCTATAAAG TCTGTATGAGTAACAAAGGCCAGCCCTGGGTTTCTTCCGTGGTGCGCAAGACCCGACTGCAGATTGCACAGGATCCCTCTTTGAACTACGAGTACATGCCAGTGATGGGCATGAAATCATTCATCCAGGCCTCCTTGAAACTCCTCTTTGGAAGGCACAACCAAGTCATTGTGGAGAACAGG GTAGGGGGTGTGCACACTGTTGGTGACAATGGTGCCTTCCAACTTGGGGCCCAATTCCTCAAAATTTGGCGTCAAGATTCTCAAGTAGTTTACATTATTTCTTCTAGAAAAG AGCCACATGGACTCGTCTTCCAGGACATGGGCTTTAAAGTTTCCGAATACTCCTTCTGGGACCCCAAGAAGCTGCGCATGGACCCCAACGTGCTTCTCAATGTGGTGGAG GCCCCACATGGCTGTATCTTTGTGATTGGGAACACTGGTGACTGCAAGTTGACACAAAGTCAGTGGGCAAGGTTGATGGCCAGCATGAAG AGAAAGCAGATATTCCCATTTTTTGACATTCCCTATCAAGGCTTATCCACCGGGGACCTGGAAGAAGATACTAATTTCTTACAATACTTTGTGTCTCAAGGCTTTGAGTTCTTCTGCAGCCAGTCTCTGTCCAAGACTTTTGGCATCTATG ATGAAGGAGTGGGGATCCTGGTCGTGGTGGCACTCAACAACCAGCTCCTGCTATGTGTCCTCTCCCAGCTGATGACACTCACCCGGGCCCTGTGGCTAAACTCTCCCAGTAGGGGTGCTCGCATTATCACCTCCATCCTCTGTAACCCTGCTCTTCAGGGAGAATG GAAGCACAGCCTGAAAGGACTTGTAGAGGACATCATGCTGACCAAGGAAAAGGTGAAGGAGAAGCTCCGGCTTCTGGGAACCCCTGGTTCCTGGGATCACATCACGGACCAGAGTGGGCCCCATAGCTACCTTGGACTCAACT atttcCTACGAACCAATCCTCACTCCCTTCCTGTGGGAAAACAGAGGCAATGCCATAAAAACGAATCAAGTACTGACACAGGCTACGACCTGGACGAATCTCAAAGACACAAGGCTACGTgtaagaaaccagacacaaaaggccacatattgtatgattccatgtacaTGAAacgcaaatctacagagacagaaagcagattagcgTTTGCCAGGGGCCGGGAAAGAGGAATTGGACTGATTGCTCATAggcatggggtttctttttcaggtgatggaaatgttccggCATCAGTGGCGATGGTTACACAACACAGCGAAGATTAA